A DNA window from Polyodon spathula isolate WHYD16114869_AA chromosome 18, ASM1765450v1, whole genome shotgun sequence contains the following coding sequences:
- the LOC121331154 gene encoding NADPH oxidase organizer 1-like has translation LDTCIYFICCCFPPSSKYVFDLFQIFMTSVLWSDQNDIIVYRKYEEFRKLHKQLRKQFLVGRGFGRKSEGILPKFEDVPLKTLRKKATCRSMLRLKLLEKYFAALMELEPKISQCNDVIQFFIPQNHDLQPSFPKNSIVIMPSEDQENAEDVSEDKRQHSAGNITQPFIAETHRCVASYETKDTKNRPFRVNVEETVDVLIKDPGGWWLVENEEKHIAWFPAPYLEKCCDPEEYENVTDGIPEEGMLYYAARGYEATNTDELSLNIGVVVEVLQKSDNGWWLIRYNGKAGYVPSMYLQPYKNPHQKYQIQSINLYRPASPTGNLRTVKNLQLSHSQISLQPCPVVKGKLQPLDRQKSRSLSCILPPAITINDYDASSSSKTESKIDSLSDSSEESLNFSSCSNSSRNSLVSPESDFLSVNPAVMAEQLRRSRTPPAMITHRRDSDYVSEAEQLPNSNSDPNLYKSSSMPKVPPRPKVQEILSRCTTITKKAAMPLLPGSKPAVAQLR, from the exons ttcccCCCCTCTtctaaatatgtatttgatttatttcagaTATTTATGACATCAGTCCTATGGTCAGATCAGAATGACATTATTGTCTACAGAAAGTATGAAGAGTTCAGAAAACTGCAC AAGCAGCTTCGGAAGCAGTTTCTCGTGGGTCGTGGATTCGGCAGGAAGTCGGAGGGAATTCTTCCAAAATTTGAAG ATGTTCCCCTTAAGACCCTGCGGAAGAAAGCCACTTGTAGATCGATGCTCAGGCTGAAATTGCTGGAGAAGTACTTTGCAGCATTGATGGAACTGGAGCCCAAGATCTCCCAGTGCAATGACGTCATCCAGTTCTTCATACCGCAGAATCACGACTTGCAGCCTTCGTTTCCTAAAAACAG caTTGTCATCATGCCATCTGAAGACCAGGAGAACGCGGAAGACGTGAGCGAAGATAAACGACAACACAGTGCAGGGAACATCACTCAGCCGTTTATCGCAGAAACACACCGGTGTGTGGCCAGCTACGAGACCAAAGACACCAAGAACAGACCTTTCAGGGTCAACGTTGAAGAAACCGTGGATGTTCTCATCAAAGACCCAGGAG GATGGTGGCTGGTGGAAAATGAGGAGAAGCATATTGCCTGGTTCCCAGCTCCATATCTGGAGAAATGCTGTGACCCAGAAGAGTATGAAAATGTGACTGATGGCATTCCAGAAGAAG GAATGCTGTACTATGCAGCCCGAGGTTATGAAGCCACAAACACGGACGAACTGTCACTAAACATTGGGGTTGTTGTGGAAGTCCTACAGAAGTCTGACAATGGCTGGTGGTTAATTAG GTACAATGGAAAAGCTGGATATGTGCCTTCCATGTATCTCCAGCCCTACAAAAACCCTCACCAGAAATACCAGATTCAATCTATTAATCTATACAGACCTGCAAGCCCCACAGGAAACCTTCGCACTGTAAAAAATCTTCAGCTCAGCCACTCCCAAATTTCACTCCAGCCTTGCCCAGTTGTCAAAGGGAAGCTTCAGCCTTTGGACCGACAGAAATCAAGGTCTCTGAGTTGCATTTTGCCCCCTGCGATCACCATCAATGACTACGATGCAAGCAGTTCCTCAAAGACTGAAAGCAAGATCGACAGCCTCAGCGACAGCAGTGAAGAGAGCTTGAATTTCAGCAGCTGCTCAAATTCCTCTAGAAATTCTCTAGTGTCACCAGAAAGTGATTTCCTCAGCGTGAATCCAGCAGTCATGGCAGAGCAGCTCCGGAGAAGCAGGACCCCGCCTGCAATGATCACACACAGGCGCGATTCAGACTATGTGAGTGAAGCGGAACAGCTACCCAATAGCAACTCTGATCCAAACCTCTACAAGAGCTCTTCTATGCCCAAGGTGCCTCCACGGCCCAAAGTCCAGGAAATATTGTCCCGATGCACGACAATCACCAAGAAGGCGGCAATGCCATTGCTCCCCGGTTCCAAACCTGCAGTGGCACAACTTCGTTAA